The Silene latifolia isolate original U9 population chromosome Y, ASM4854445v1, whole genome shotgun sequence sequence CAAGAGTTGCAAAGTTTAATGGGTACTCAATTAGAGACGATTACGGCATTTCACCTGGCAACGGATGGACAAACGGAGATAACTATTTAAACTCTATAAGAAATGTTGAGGGCGTGTGTAATGGAGTTTGGGGGTACTTGGGAGGAAAGGCTAGATTTGAtcgaattttcttacaacaatagctacCATACAAGCATTGGCATAACCCCATTTAAAGCCTTATATGGAAGGAAATATCGAATCCCAATATGTTGCGATGATAGCACCAAAGCCATCTTGTTGGGACCCCAAATGATCCAAGACATGATAGACCAAGTGCATGTAATCTGAGAAAAGATGAGAGTGGTGCAAGATAGGCAAAAAAGCTATACCGACTTGAGAAGAAGCGACATTGAATTTGCGGTGGGAGAAAAGGTTCTACTCAAGTTTTCTCAGATGAGGGGAGTGAAGAGGTTTGGGAAGAGAAGGAAATTGAGCCAAAATTCATCGGCCTGTATGAGATATTGGATAGGGTCGTGGATGTGGCCTACTGCTTAGCACTTCCCCGGCACTTTATCGAGTTTACAATGTATTTTACGTGACTAAAGTGCGGAAGTACATAAGTGATCCTTTCTATGTTCTAGAAGCGGAAATAATTGAGTTGGATGATGCCTTAACCTTTGTCGAAACTCCCAAGGAAATCTTAGACCGAAAGGTAAGAAACAAAAGGCATGGGGAAAAGGTGTTGGTGAAGGTATTATGGTCTAATCACCAAGTAGAATAGGCCACATGGGAACTGAGGAAGGAATGAAAGAGCGGTATCCTCACCTTTTCGATTAGGTATGAGTTCGGTTACGAAGCTGTAAACTTATTTTCAGATGGGTGGAGCGTATTATGCAAGTGAAACTTCCTTTTTTTTCTAGTTAGTTTATTCCACCTCATAGTAGATTGTTAGTCGTGGTAGTCATTAGTTGTCTCGATGTATGCGAGCGTATAAGTGTATTGGGTAGTAGAGACCTTCCTTTAGAGTGTGGTTGGGACATGTGTAGAATCGGGTgtgaactttggggacaaagttggtattttttttttttttttttggggggctgGGAATAAATACCCGTATTTTATAGTGGTCTACTCGGCCAATTACAGCTAAGTATCCGATCGAGTAGGCTGACCGAGTGCCATTTGGGGTATTATACCAAACTATGATTAtgagtcactcggccgagtggctggtgtactcgaccgagtgtccttgTTCAGTCCTTTTTCTGCGTTTGGGCTTTGTTATTAGGCTTTGATATTTAAGCACTATTTTCATATTTTTCCACTCATTTAACTCATAAACCCTATCTCCCTTATCTCTAAACATCCCCAAAAATCCTCTCAAACCTTATCCACTCAAAATCTTACCCATACTTTGAATATTTGATTCTCCAATTCACAtccttcatttgtttacattcgTAAGTATACACTCACcctttttcttttattctttaaTTAGTAAACCCTAGTTCTTTAGTGTGTTGTCTTATGGgattttaattagggttttgactAATTAAGTGAgttaattaagaagttaattagtatTACTATTGTTATAGTATTTGGTTCTGATAGTTAGTCATTAATTGTGTAGGAGAAGACTTCATTGAGGAGTCCTTCTAGGTTGCTTGCCTAATTACTTGAAGATTTGCAagaggtagagtttccctacttaGCTTTGATAATATGAATGTTTGCTTTTACATTAGTTGTTATGAATTACATAACAAATGTGGTAGTTGCATGATAACATGAGTAAGTAAGTAATTAGAGTTTGGTTGCATACTAATGGTGGGTGTTCATCACATCATATGGTTGGGTAAGTGAATTTGGCACCACGATATCActtatttgcattataacatgaattGGGAAGTTTGTCAATTGATTAGTTGGTTTATTAGTAAATAtatgaatttttgtcttaagatggtgtATTATTGTGTGGAAAGTCCTATTGGCATATTGTGCATATTtggtgatgcgtgcattttatataggtatttcttacttcatttgcacgcatttctatgcattttgtgtagtgtttggcTACAAATGtctcccgaattgtctactttgttttgtcttgtattatttataggtatgaaccggaaaggagcataatcaatcttaatacatgtccctatgcatgcatttaagagatgagttgagtcggagcttggaaactactaattgtgatgcgcaaagaagtaagatagctaggcgagcaagggaagaacttcaaattactagtgcctagtttgaagagccatatctcgagttctgcaccagattttcaggtgattccaactgaaaatgaaatcttgtcctcttagctttccaacgccaatGGAAACgatctgttttcccaagtaacgaagaaatggcagccgtttgaagttcagtgcgcgaatctggaattgtgcgctggaaaccactcgatcgagtactattgtGTTCGAACAAGTAgtttaagtcctcgatcgaatgtcttattttagatagtgttcgatcgagttggttttctactcgatcgagaggttttgctataagttactcgatagaggagttttaaagtactcgatcgagtacattcctATCTGTCGCAAGGTTTTAATCCGTGTTTAGgttatcttttgtttattttgacttccctatataaaggaggccgggattaggtcataaacacacTTTTACATCTCTTATCACATCTTATATACTGTTTTCCTCTTAATCTCTGCTGCTACCTTGTTCTTATTGCTGGATTCTAAACTTCTGTAAcctttcttttctctcttttatattaattctcttttgcttattccttcattatgtttgttcttgcttcttccttctctttttctttattcattattatgtttagctaattctcctgctaggatttaggagaTTCAATGAAttgttgttagttgctaattaggtttgcagattTGTTCCttaaatcatgtctttgttgttaatcactgcatataATTATTCTTGACTATTTGAGTCGACGCAGATAGGTAATAAATCACGGTACACCTTAACCTAGATCGGAAGGTTGGAATGGGTAAGACCTGCaatgaacattaggatgctttagtgagggcggaagctaagctaatagtgtctTAGGGTGAActaagaccggaaggagatattcgttgccccttagaccgatacaagtgactgatctgtgaccttagctgcaattatttgacattcattgatgacctgaCAATCctagctctctctctctctctctctctctctgtctctttattgttaatccctttatttttatcactcaatttctcttgccacctctcttagtttagaaatcatattcaaacccccgttactcttagactaatttaaaacagttaaatctcatttttgcctccctgtggagatcgaccctacttaccgctagcttctgttagtagtacttaggtatttatatttggtacctgacgacggtataaaattttggcgccgttgctggggaggcaacgtagttttatctgtttttatttagtctatttcttgtctcaaggaacctcggttccttgagaccattcTCATGTCTCTCGTTCTTGACTTTTCGCAGGGAGAGAACGaaagttttggttcttatatagacAGGTGGGAGGAGTGGAGAGAAATGCTTTCGGGACTCTAAATATGCGAGTCTATCATCCGGGGAACTAAtgcccctacgcgagcataccttgaGGCTAATGGCAAGTGGGATTtagaaggaatccccgtaaaagaggtattagaattttttgaatggtttgctactgaaactgttaaacctaatttctctcttcatgttgactcagatgagggggtgggtgagaccttgaAAACCATTTTAGGAAATACTGACGGAGAAAAAGAGGAGGCCATTAACGTGGTTGATAATCCCtttataaggataatttagaACCCCTCTATGATTCTTGCACAGATAGTGCTGGGAAAGTCTCTTAGAGAACTTCCCTACTGACGAGTCTAGctataaggagagtgaggagaaaagttttgacagtcttgaggttaaatgggatagttaTGACGATATTATGGATGAACCTATTATTGaggacccaattgactttaccaTCCCCTGCATTTGGGATGAATACCCAACTTCTCCTTTAACAGACCAGATTCCTCCATCTCACAATACAAACCCGTCAATGGATCTAGAttatactcgcgttatttttgacTCAAATGTTCATGAGCCCTCTTATTTTCCACTCGCGGTTAATTTGAGCTTCTATATTCCACCCTTAGCTagagggaggaataattttgtggatgtttttaggagctgtcataggaaatttgttagacctaaatgctatttcattttaatttcctatgttattgctattttatggtgctacttacaattttgtgtagcacatgcgctgtTCTTTGATCGGCTGttgcgtgctttgagctgttttgactagGCTTAATTGAAATGATTGGATGAAGAAAAGATGGTCGTGcagggacctgtctgaaactagcgctgtccgggaggcaacccgaagtttaaatttttagttgatttgCTTTTAAgcgtgtgtaataattggtttttaaaaaATAGACTGGAACATtttagcttgttttgttagtttcgaGGGCTGTTTATTGCATCTTTGTATGAATCTAAtgtggatggctcgatcgagtgtttttttactcgatcgtacccttttgctgctgatttcactcgatcgaacatatcttctcctcgatcgagtgcctgcaaaaGAAGgtctttcgatcgagagcctcgtttcctcgatcgaactgcttagacgcccagttcactcgatcgatcattgtgtgctttcgatcgagtacttcttctTTGATTCGCTTTATGTGACGCCACTGagaagctgtttgtgacctcccatattgttggctggtttggggaggtccctacttcgcgtattcttgtgagttttccgcatctccactttctcctttttagtttgcatttcctttccctatttttaagtacaatgagggcattgtacagtttggtttggggaggttatgcatccatatatgtgtatgtatgttgtttttattgcattcctgttatcacgtttaatttccgtatgtactgttgtttattttcataaaaataaaaatctcataaaaaatagaaaatccaaaaaaaattcaaaaaaaaatttcacgttcattttagcatataggttgagtcgaaacagtagatttcaatgatgatattgcacaaTAATTTGtccttttacttaagccttgcatcaaACAGttatcttttagcattgtcttattgcatattctacgagtttatgttaaaatacagttgaacaaatagacttgacctgaaattttagcaaactacttatatattctaagatttcgagccttataaactggtgtcatttatgatcagtttcatgtaggattgtgagtagtatactccttgcataacatgttcatcacttttgcacatttataaaattcgattgcttgtcacttgcatacattcgggtttgtggtcggtgtcacatgcagggaggtgcttacaatctCCCTTTCTttaattttcacccatttagctccacattagccaaatataggctctttgacccattagctacacccaaatttagcctgccagtcaagctagtttagtgtaattcTTGTGGTATATCGTTCATTGATGCGAGTTTGGCTCATTCCTTATTTGtacggagttggtagaaaaagaaagaacatggaaataaaatgagaaaagaaacgtggaaaaagaaaaaagaaaaaaaatgaaaaaaaataaaaaaaaaagaagaaaaacgtgAATACAAGaagaaggaaaaaggaaaaaagatgttgagttGAGTTTGAAAAATAAGGAGATCGTTTGTGCTTAtctctatcttgtgacggtcttactcctccgttttattcatatcttttgaggagatagtgtattagGTAGTGAGATTTATgtcaaagaagggcacttgtgttcgatttctaGTCAGTTGAGAATTGGATAGTTTTAAATGGTCTTGTTTAGgggctagcttgacgctttacctccacatttccataatctgctttgccctttctcacctgtAACCTCAATTTCCCATATCATTAGTAAGCCCTCGGCTGTCatggacattgttggttggaatgtatgtatggtacgtgaatcgtctatcatttttgttgcatgcatgttatgtgggtcgtagtttaggtgagcgactatatttctttctctcttacactcatatgcttaccctttgcttcatgagagaagagtgacccatgagagtccgattttaaaggtcttgcaaggttgatgGTTCAACTTTATTATTAACATCCTACAACACGCTTGcgtttgactgttttgctataagtgttggtTTGCCTGCATTAAATTgctttaagtgggcatttgtagctagctctaagctttcttttccgttccattagtttgcatctagttttcttggggacaagcaacggtttggtttggggagatttgatgcgtgcattttatataggtatttcgttcttcatttgcacgcatttctatgcattttgtgtagtgtttggctacaaatgtcccccgaattgtctactttggtttgtcttatattatttacaggtataaaatggaaaggagcataatcaagcttaatacatgtccctatgcatgcatttaggagatgagttgagtcggagcttggaaactactagttgtgatgcacaaagaagtaagatagctaggcgagcaagggaagaacttcaaattactagtgcctaatttgaagagccatatctctagttttataacttattttcaggtgattctaattggagatgaaagcttgtcctcttggATTTCCAACGCTACCAAAAATGctttgtttgcccaagtaacaaagaaatggcagccgtttgaatttcagtgcgcgaagtaggaattgtgcgctggaaaccactcgatcgagtactattgtgttcgatcgagtagtttaattcCACGATCGAATTGCTTATTTTAGAAAGTGTTCAAtggagtaggttttctactcggtcgagtggtttttCTATAAGTTACTCGACAGACGagttttaaagtactcgatcgagtactttcctatctgccgcaaggttttaattcgtgtttaggttatcttttgtttattttgacttccctatataaaggaggTCGGGATAAGGTCATAAACACACTTTTACATCTCTTATCACATCTTATATACTGTTTGACTCTTAATCTCTCCTGCTACCTTGTTCTTATTACCGGATTCTAAACTTCTGTAAcctttcttttctctcttttatattaattctctttttttttttttggtgaaatgtgagtgtaTAGATATATATATTTCAAAAAACTTATCCAATTACAAAAGGACCAAAAAGCTTTCTACAAATAGAAACAAAAAGTATTTCTATTAACAGAAACCAACCCAAGTCCTTGCATCCAACTCAGTTTGTCCACCTCTACGATCAGTAAATCTGCGAATTTGTTGTTGGACCACCATCTTCATCCGTTCTGCCACTATCACAGGCCTCATAACACTGAACTGAGTTCGAGCATGATTACGTTGAAACCAAACTGTGTACCTATAGCAAGACAGCACCATAGCTAGATATTTTCATTTCATGCTGCTGCCAGAAACATTCAGCAGCTCACTATCAGTGGGGAAAGGACGTTCAATCCAATCATCAACATATTTCTGAACTTGACAACTAAACTTACATTCAGTGAACAGATGCTCAATAGTTTCAGACTGTTCAGCACATAGGACACACAAGTCATCCTGACAGCATCCATAAGTAAAGAGTTTAGCTTTAGTATTCAGGCCACCCTGCATTATCAGCCAAGAATTGAAGGAATGTTTGGGCACATTCCATTCATTCCAAACTATTTTTGTCCAATGCTGAGTAGGAGTTGTTCCCATAAGCCATTCATATCCATTGCCAATTGTATAACCTTTTTTATGAGGAGCCCAACAATTATCAATGAATCCATTCTTAAGCTGCTCCTTCACCTTACATATAGTCTTCCAAGTCTAAGTAGAGTCATTTGCAGGGGTATAATCATTCTAGTTCATTCCTTTGAGATAAACACTATCTATCCATTTAATCCAGAGCCTGTCAGCCGTCACATATAACCAATTCACCAGTTTTCCAACTGAAGCAATGGTCCAAGTGCTGGCTTTTTTAATTCCAAGTCCTCCTACAGATTTTGACATGGTTACTCTGTCCCAACCCACTAAAGGAACTCTATGGTATTCAGTGGAACTATCCCACAGGAAGTTCCTGCATATAGCCTCAACTCTCTTAATAGCAGCTTTAGGAATGACAAACATTGCAGCCCAGTAGTTATACAAAGTGTTAAGCACTGAGTTTATAAGTACAACCCTACCAGCATAGTATAACTTTTTAGCACCAATACTTCTGATCCTTATCACCATTTTCTCCACAAGACTGTTGCACTCTTTCTTTGATACTTTTCCTAGCTGAATTGGAACCCCTAAATACCTAAATGGCATTTTTCCTTCCTGAAATCCAGTGACTGATAGAATATCAGTCTGCAAGTCCACATTCATACCATTAAAAAAGATTTCTGACTTTGCATTGTTCATCTGCAGACCTGGTGCATTAGAAAAGGAAGTGAAAGCTATAACAAGGAGGAGAATAGAAGGGGCATCTCCTTTGCAAAACATCagaagatcatcagcaaacatgaggTGAGTTAGCTTAATTCCTTTTCACTGTGGGTGATAATGAAATGGCCATCTGGCTGTGGCATAGGCAATGAGCCTTGTCAAATAATCCAAACAAATAGTAAAAATAAGAGGAGAAACTGGATCACCCTGCCTGAGTCCCCTCTTACTCTTGAAATACCCAAAGTTACTTCCATTCAAGACCAAGGTATAGGAAATAGTTGTTATGCAAGCCATCAGGAGATCAATAAATTTGTTAGGAAACTTCAGTCCAACCAAAAATTGTGCCACAAAGTCCCATTCTACAGTATCATAGGCTTTTTGCAAATCAACTTTGAATAAGCATCTGGGAGATACATTTTTCCTAGAGTATTGATGTACTATATCCTGGCATATCAGAACATTCTCAATAATGGACCTACCTTGTACAAAAGCCCCTTGACTTTCATGGATAAGATCAGGCAATACAAGGGCAAGCCTATTGCATAGAAGTTTAGAGATAACCTTGTAAAGTACATTGCAGCAGGCAATGGGTCTGAACTGTTTAACTGATGTAGGTCTCTCACACTTAGGAATCAAGCTTATGTTTGTTGCATTTAGTTGAGTTAACAGTTGACCTGTATTGAAAAAATCTTGAATAGCCTCAACCACATCACGTCCAACCAAATCCCAGGAGTCCCTAAAAAATCCACTTGAGTATCCATCTGGACCAGGGGCTTTATCAATAGGAATGGAAAAGACCACCTGTTTGACCTCCTCAAAAAGCACTGGCTTATTCAGAATAGAGATGTGTTCCTCTGTACAAAATTTCCCAAACTCAAGGACTGCAGGCCTCACATGCTCAGTTGCCTTTCTACTACCAAGTATTCCATTATAATAATCTAAAAAGGCATCCTGAATACTCTGACTTTCAGTACATACATTCCCTTGCCGATCCTCAATCTGGATAATAGTATTCCTGATGCACTTTCTCCTTATGCTGGCATGAAAATAAGCTGAATTGATATCCCCATCATCAGTCCATTTAATCTTAGCTTTCTGTTGCAGAAAACTATATTTAGCCATGGTTAAAACTCTAAGATTCACCATAGCTTCCCTCTCCCTGGTGATAAGAGAAGAATTCATAGGGTCACCCATAATTTGACTCTAAATCTCAGCTAAAATCAGTTCTGCCTCCTCAGTCTTGACTTCAATATCAGAATAGCATTCCTTGTTCAGACCTTTTAACACATTCTTTAATCCTTTCACCTTCTTAACAATGCAAAAAATCCTTGTGCCATTCATAGTGTTACCCCATACTTCCTTGATCCTAGGAATAAAACCAGCTGCACTCCCCCACATATCAAAGTATTTGAAGCTCCTAAACTTTGTGGCAGCCAACTGCTTATTAGAAACAACACAGGGATTGTGATCAAGGAGTCCTTCAGGATGGAAATGACCCACCATTTCTGGATACACACTTAGCCAATCATTATTTACTCGAAATCTATCCAGTCTACTGTATTTTCTATGTTCAACATCTTGCTTATTCGTCCAGGTATAGAAAGCCCATGTAGCTTGTATATCAATCATCCCACAAGCATTCATGCAGTCAACAAAAGCATCCATATCCTCATCTCTAGTCTGCCCTCTTAGTCTTTCTTCAGGATTTAGAACAGTATTAAAATCTTCAGCTAGAGCCCATGGTCCAGTGCAGGTAGTGGCAAACTTATTCAAACACCTCCACAAGTCAATTCTATCCTTCACCtcattaaaagcataaatcaaagttaaaagAAAGCTTTTCCCACTGACTTTAACAGTAATCTGAGCATGAACAAACTGAGGATTATACTCCAGAACATGAACATCAAATAATTGTGGTTGCCATAACAGCCACACCCTTCCATCCTTATGAGTATGACTATTAGTGGTAATACACCAACCATCAAACAGATTGAGAGCTATATTAGTCACATGGCCACCATTTATTTTAGTCTCAAGCAGGCCAAAGAGACCTACCTTCTGATTATTCATAAAAATTTTAACTACTTTCTGTTTATTAACATTATTAAGACCCCGCACATTCCAAAAGCCAATATTATTCATGAGGCACAGGTTGGTTGGGAGGGTCACCAGTTTGCTTGATACTACTCTGTTGTTGTTCAATTGCATCCAAATCTATTATTTCATCTTCAGAGTCACTGTCACCTGTCTCCTCAGGCTGCTGTACAGTGCGACCTTGAATAATT is a genomic window containing:
- the LOC141628031 gene encoding uncharacterized protein LOC141628031; this encodes MFADDLLMFCKGDAPSILLLVIAFTSFSNAPGLQMNNAKSEIFFNGMNVDLQTDILSVTGFQEGKMPFRYLGVPIQLGKVSKKECNSLVEKMVIRIRSIGAKKLYYAGRVVLINSVLNTLYNYWAAMFVIPKAAIKRVEAICRNFLWDSSTEYHRVPLVGWDRVTMSKSVGGLGIKKASTWTIASVGKLTWKTICKVKEQLKNGFIDNCWAPHKKGYTIGNGYEWLMGTTPTQHWTKIVWNEWNVPKHSFNSWLIMQGGLNTKAKLFTYGCCQDDLCVLCAEQSETIEHLFTECKFSCQVQKYVDDWIERPFPTDSELLNFSVMRPVIVAERMKMVVQQQIRRFTDRRGGQTELDARTWVGFC
- the LOC141628032 gene encoding uncharacterized protein LOC141628032, whose protein sequence is MNNQKVGLFGLLETKINGGHVTNIALNLFDGWCITTNSHTHKDGRVWLLWQPQLFDVHVLEYNPQFVHAQITVKVSGKSFLLTLIYAFNEVKDRIDLWRCLNKFATTCTGPWALAEDFNTVLNPEERLRGQTRDEDMDAFVDCMNACGMIDIQATWAFYTWTNKQDVEHRKYSRLDRFRVNNDWLSVYPEMVGHFHPEGLLDHNPCVVSNKQLAATKFRSFKYFDMWGSAAGFIPRIKEVWGNTMNGTRIFCIVKKVKGLKNVLKGLNKECYSDIEVKTEEAELILAEI